A single window of uncultured Pseudodesulfovibrio sp. DNA harbors:
- a CDS encoding LytS/YhcK type 5TM receptor domain-containing protein, which yields MFEHILDLLVTLIGRFGAMMAIGLFVLTLSPLGKLGVNRRPEKKYRIMLAVLFGMLGIMGTYSGDIVFDSYANLRGVYVITGGLLGGPIVGFGAGLIAGGHRLLIDIGGFSSIPCGLATFLEGIIAGYVSTHLKGNNLNWRAALFVGLGGETMHQLMVLTMAKPFDQAVDLVKVIALPMIAVNTFGAVLFVQTLHLLFEYRSKRDSSRISQIMAIANKTVAHLRSGLDEASALETARIIWERVPVAAVDIASNTKVLTHLGIGDDHHLPGEPLRTTATKKVILSGKPVFLRSKEAIGCDDPNCPLTSAVIVPMRKGNRIVGCLKFYGTDGIPLHTTHFELAKGLAGLFSTQLELQEIQTKNQLLAKAEIRRLQTQINPHFLFNALNTIGAFCRTKPERARSLLSELAMYMRRNLDAGDGFAPIGSELEQVRSYLEIEQARFGDRVKSEWNLDDGVEDIEVPTLIIQPLVENSVKHGILGRDEGGTISINIGRDNGLVHVHIEDDGIGMDEATLWSVLNSENEFSGEDHIGVRNCNQRLEQIYGPSHMLSIISHPGKGTRVSFTIPHVETAVA from the coding sequence ATGTTTGAACATATTCTCGATCTTCTGGTCACACTCATTGGCCGATTCGGTGCCATGATGGCCATTGGCCTGTTCGTATTGACGTTGTCTCCGCTGGGCAAGCTCGGCGTAAACCGTCGCCCTGAAAAAAAATATCGAATCATGCTGGCTGTCTTGTTTGGTATGCTGGGCATCATGGGAACCTATAGCGGCGACATCGTTTTCGATTCATATGCCAACCTACGCGGTGTCTACGTTATCACCGGCGGACTGCTCGGCGGTCCGATTGTCGGTTTTGGAGCGGGGCTGATCGCCGGAGGACATCGATTGCTTATCGATATCGGCGGATTCAGCTCCATCCCCTGCGGGTTAGCGACCTTCCTTGAAGGCATTATAGCTGGCTATGTATCCACCCACCTCAAGGGCAACAACCTCAACTGGCGGGCTGCGCTCTTTGTTGGTCTGGGGGGTGAAACCATGCACCAGTTGATGGTCCTGACCATGGCCAAGCCGTTTGATCAGGCCGTTGATCTGGTCAAAGTCATCGCCCTGCCAATGATCGCAGTAAACACATTCGGCGCGGTATTGTTCGTGCAGACCCTGCACCTGCTGTTTGAATACCGAAGCAAACGCGATTCCAGCCGTATCAGCCAAATCATGGCCATTGCCAACAAAACCGTGGCTCACCTTCGGTCCGGTTTGGATGAAGCCTCTGCATTGGAAACCGCCCGTATTATCTGGGAACGTGTTCCTGTCGCCGCCGTTGACATCGCCAGCAACACCAAAGTCCTGACGCATCTGGGAATTGGCGACGACCACCATCTCCCCGGCGAACCTTTAAGAACCACCGCCACCAAAAAAGTGATCCTGTCAGGCAAACCCGTCTTTCTTCGCTCCAAAGAGGCTATTGGATGTGATGATCCGAACTGCCCACTCACATCGGCCGTCATTGTCCCCATGCGTAAAGGGAATCGCATTGTAGGTTGTCTCAAATTTTACGGAACCGATGGCATCCCGTTACACACCACCCATTTTGAATTGGCAAAAGGCCTTGCAGGACTTTTTTCCACCCAACTCGAATTGCAGGAGATCCAAACAAAAAACCAACTGCTCGCCAAAGCGGAAATTCGACGGTTACAAACCCAGATCAACCCACATTTTCTGTTTAACGCCCTGAATACCATCGGCGCATTCTGTCGTACCAAACCGGAACGGGCACGTTCGCTCCTGTCTGAACTGGCAATGTATATGCGCCGCAATCTTGATGCGGGAGACGGCTTCGCACCCATCGGTTCGGAATTGGAACAGGTCCGTTCCTATCTGGAGATTGAACAAGCCAGATTTGGTGACCGGGTAAAGAGTGAATGGAATCTGGACGACGGCGTAGAAGACATCGAAGTTCCAACCCTGATTATTCAGCCATTGGTAGAAAACAGTGTCAAACATGGCATTCTTGGCCGCGATGAGGGGGGAACCATCAGCATCAACATCGGACGGGACAACGGTCTCGTGCATGTCCACATCGAAGACGACGGCATAGGCATGGATGAAGCCACTCTATGGAGTGTCCTGAACAGCGAAAATGAATTCTCCGGTGAAGACCATATCGGTGTACGCAACTGCAACCAGCGACTGGAGCAAATTTACGGACCGTCACATATGCTCTCCATCATCAGTCATCCCGGCAAAGGAACCCGCGTTTCCTTCACCATTCCTCACGTCGAGACTGCCGTAGCTTGA
- a CDS encoding FAD-dependent oxidoreductase has protein sequence MEEGKTPSGYGTIEPGEVDLVIVGAGPAGLTAGIYAVRAGLKSVVLEKHIVGGQVALTPVVENYPGFVSVPGKQLMDIMSEHAREYVPVHEGESVDAIQMGDLEKGETIIVTTSRGVYSAKALILTTGATYRKLGAVGEDTYFGRGINYCASCDGYLYKGKSVAIIGGGNTALTDALHLKNLGVNVTIIHRGDTFRAQKPLQDSVNHEQIPILWNTVVEEIEGDGRRVNNLKIRNLMTRAVTDMPVDGAFVAIGQEASTGLAQSLGVKLKEDGFVKVESDMRTNLPRVYAAGDLTGGLQQIVTAIGEGSIAAMSAFEDISHPYWKK, from the coding sequence ATGGAAGAAGGCAAAACACCATCTGGATACGGAACCATTGAACCCGGCGAAGTCGACCTCGTCATCGTTGGCGCAGGTCCCGCTGGATTGACCGCAGGCATTTACGCAGTCCGGGCAGGCCTCAAGTCCGTAGTACTGGAAAAACACATCGTCGGTGGTCAGGTCGCATTGACACCAGTCGTCGAAAATTACCCCGGCTTTGTTTCTGTTCCCGGCAAACAACTCATGGATATCATGAGTGAACACGCCCGCGAATATGTCCCGGTACATGAAGGAGAAAGCGTTGACGCCATCCAAATGGGAGATCTGGAAAAAGGCGAAACCATCATCGTGACAACCAGTCGAGGTGTATACTCCGCCAAAGCTCTCATTCTGACAACTGGTGCGACATACCGCAAACTTGGTGCTGTGGGTGAAGATACATATTTTGGCCGTGGCATCAATTATTGCGCCTCCTGCGACGGGTATCTCTACAAGGGAAAATCCGTAGCCATTATCGGCGGCGGAAATACAGCTCTGACCGATGCCCTTCACCTTAAAAATCTCGGCGTCAACGTCACTATTATCCATAGAGGCGACACATTCCGCGCACAAAAGCCTCTCCAGGATTCCGTCAATCATGAGCAGATTCCCATTCTCTGGAACACCGTTGTCGAAGAAATCGAAGGAGACGGACGACGAGTGAACAATCTCAAGATTCGGAATCTCATGACACGCGCGGTGACCGACATGCCGGTGGACGGTGCATTCGTCGCTATCGGACAGGAAGCCTCTACCGGGCTAGCACAATCGCTTGGCGTGAAACTCAAAGAAGACGGCTTCGTCAAAGTCGAATCCGACATGCGCACCAACCTGCCGCGTGTTTATGCCGCCGGAGACCTTACAGGAGGCCTGCAACAAATCGTCACGGCCATTGGCGAAGGGTCCATCGCAGCCATGTCGGCTTTTGAAGATATAAGTCATCCATACTGGAAAAAATGA
- a CDS encoding ArsA family ATPase, with protein sequence MSNQHYYFHAGKGGVGKSTTSSLSALHLARTGKKVLLVSLDPAHNQADIFDTKFTGKPIQVAPNLRVAQADIDEWIKQYLKGVEDQIRANYAYQTAFNLEKHLNVVKHSPGIEEYALLLAFQHYRKKHTDADVIVFDMPPTALTTKFFNLPSLSLVWLEQLLALRCEILEKKKIITKIQLGTKEIECDKITTKLDQQQKYFTELRDIFQDSSRCSINLVVNPDRLSFAEAERIDTTLEEMGMGLSRIIMNKVVENSEWDTSSPLMARHDVCPIPLSPTQLIGQPALDAYLVDHDQSFDFLNKEMHAH encoded by the coding sequence ATGTCGAATCAACACTATTATTTCCACGCAGGCAAAGGCGGAGTCGGCAAATCCACAACATCTTCCCTGTCTGCCCTGCATCTAGCTCGGACCGGCAAAAAGGTTTTGCTGGTTTCCCTTGATCCCGCGCACAACCAAGCTGACATCTTCGACACAAAGTTCACGGGCAAGCCTATACAAGTCGCACCGAACCTGCGCGTTGCGCAGGCCGACATCGACGAATGGATCAAGCAATATCTCAAGGGTGTAGAAGACCAGATTCGGGCCAATTACGCGTACCAGACTGCCTTCAATCTCGAAAAGCACCTCAACGTGGTCAAACATTCCCCCGGCATCGAGGAATACGCGCTCCTGCTCGCCTTTCAGCATTACCGCAAAAAACACACTGACGCGGATGTCATCGTCTTTGACATGCCTCCAACCGCCTTAACCACGAAATTTTTCAATTTGCCATCGCTGTCTCTGGTTTGGCTGGAACAACTCTTGGCCCTTCGGTGCGAGATTCTGGAAAAGAAAAAGATCATCACCAAAATCCAGCTCGGTACCAAGGAAATCGAATGTGACAAAATCACAACCAAACTCGATCAACAGCAAAAATACTTCACAGAATTACGTGACATCTTTCAAGACTCATCACGCTGCTCGATCAATCTTGTGGTCAACCCGGACCGTCTTTCCTTTGCCGAGGCCGAACGCATTGACACCACTCTTGAGGAAATGGGTATGGGCCTATCCCGCATTATCATGAACAAAGTCGTTGAGAACAGTGAATGGGATACCTCATCACCACTCATGGCTCGACACGATGTCTGTCCTATCCCGCTTTCACCGACACAACTCATCGGCCAGCCTGCGCTGGACGCCTATCTTGTCGACCACGACCAAAGCTTCGACTTTCTGAACAAGGAAATGCACGCACATTAA
- a CDS encoding TetR/AcrR family transcriptional regulator: protein MAKKQQEKSQQTMQELMDSAVELFGSKGFASTSVAEITDNAGYAKGSFYRHWNSKDELFLQIVERKFKQYRATRHGKVRTAENLEQAMNIIWDFLETIVRDKDWSAIFLEFTVYSATNEPVRKLMNKSDYRLSNKVFADLVRDHVETDFPPEKIGALNTALFEGYLIHHALGAEELSLEDVRENAIAMAVRNGTRQEHIG from the coding sequence ATGGCAAAAAAACAACAGGAAAAATCCCAACAGACCATGCAGGAACTGATGGACTCAGCCGTTGAGTTGTTTGGTTCCAAAGGGTTTGCGTCAACCTCTGTGGCAGAAATCACCGACAATGCGGGGTATGCCAAGGGAAGCTTTTACCGTCATTGGAATTCCAAGGACGAACTGTTCCTGCAAATCGTGGAACGAAAATTCAAGCAATACCGTGCCACCCGCCATGGCAAAGTTCGCACAGCGGAAAATCTCGAACAAGCCATGAACATTATCTGGGATTTCCTGGAAACCATTGTCCGCGACAAGGATTGGTCAGCCATTTTTCTGGAGTTCACCGTCTATTCGGCGACCAACGAGCCTGTCCGCAAACTCATGAACAAATCCGATTACCGGCTCTCCAACAAGGTCTTCGCCGATCTGGTGCGCGACCATGTAGAGACAGATTTCCCACCGGAAAAAATAGGCGCTCTCAACACGGCTCTTTTCGAAGGATATCTCATTCACCACGCATTGGGTGCTGAAGAACTCTCCCTTGAGGATGTTCGGGAAAACGCCATCGCCATGGCCGTACGAAACGGAACCAGACAGGAACACATCGGGTAG
- a CDS encoding diguanylate cyclase: MVKNDLQQKHDAAQKRIAELEERLKVIKKEQEESLHPLVFNKAPGGMAVISLTGDIIACNNEAATIMGCTPTDLQGNDTGTFYSNLADRELLRSRLRQNKTIRDHHLSLTRVDGKSIWVSVNARPIEYAGETAALASFFDITEHRQALKEIKLAEIRFEALYTISEMTHRPESEILTFALEAITKVSASDIGCIYFLNNEETELTLHAWSTSVMEQCAVEQNLQPDPVTKVGMWTDAVRQRKAIIVNDYQNHPEGKRYPEGHIAIRNYANIPVFDEGRIVMLAGVGNKDSDYDDDDIRQVRLVMDGIWRIIQRRRSNAELEKAHEELEEKVKRRTTKLEEANQELAILNLDLVKKDREREQAKQALIRYERIVATTPDLISLVDRNGVYKIVNDSYLKMFKKERKDIIGKSIKELVGPEVYEQISKANIDKALAGKTAKVESWLDLPAAGRRYMAVTYHPVSMDGKSIDYISIEARDMTELKSNEEALRVVADRLALATNAGNIGIWEWDLANDDLHWDQKMMELYNVEPDEFSGMYEAWKSRVHPEDLVEAERQLATCIEQKGHIDFEFRIIHPDKSIHVIQTAGLIQTDSQGIPQRMIGVNRDITKQRRMENELRRLASTDPLTEAHNRRYFMERLTAEFERCKRYNTSMVLLSLDIDHFKRINDTYGHPAGDDILKALVTRCKLTLRTTDVFGRVGGEEFMAALTQTNIVAGEKTAERLRELIEQEKIQTHDHSISYTISIGITEIHKEDQTIETLLKRADDALYKAKNSGRNRCVVI; encoded by the coding sequence ATGGTCAAAAACGATTTACAACAAAAACATGATGCGGCCCAAAAACGTATCGCGGAGTTGGAAGAACGTCTGAAAGTCATAAAGAAGGAACAGGAGGAATCTCTTCATCCGCTTGTTTTTAATAAAGCCCCCGGAGGCATGGCTGTTATATCTCTGACAGGCGACATCATCGCGTGTAACAACGAAGCCGCAACGATTATGGGGTGTACTCCTACCGATCTTCAGGGAAATGACACAGGGACCTTCTACAGTAACCTTGCTGACAGAGAATTGCTAAGAAGCCGCCTCAGACAAAATAAAACTATCAGAGATCATCACCTTTCGCTGACCCGCGTTGACGGAAAATCCATATGGGTCAGCGTCAATGCAAGACCTATTGAATACGCTGGCGAAACTGCAGCATTGGCCTCTTTTTTCGACATAACGGAACACCGGCAGGCCCTTAAGGAAATCAAACTCGCAGAAATCCGCTTCGAAGCTCTGTACACCATTTCCGAGATGACGCACCGGCCCGAATCGGAGATCCTCACCTTTGCACTAGAAGCAATCACTAAAGTGTCTGCAAGCGACATCGGGTGCATCTATTTCCTCAACAATGAAGAAACGGAGTTAACACTCCATGCATGGTCCACATCCGTCATGGAACAATGTGCAGTCGAACAAAATCTACAACCAGATCCTGTGACCAAAGTTGGAATGTGGACTGATGCAGTCAGACAGCGCAAAGCCATCATCGTCAACGACTACCAAAACCATCCTGAGGGAAAAAGATACCCCGAAGGGCACATCGCCATCAGGAATTATGCAAATATTCCGGTATTCGATGAAGGCCGCATTGTCATGCTTGCCGGAGTTGGCAACAAAGATTCTGACTATGACGACGATGACATCCGTCAGGTGCGACTTGTCATGGACGGAATCTGGCGTATCATCCAGCGTCGTCGATCCAATGCTGAACTGGAAAAGGCTCATGAAGAATTGGAAGAAAAAGTTAAACGTCGAACAACCAAACTGGAAGAAGCCAATCAGGAACTCGCGATCCTGAATCTTGACCTTGTCAAAAAGGACCGGGAAAGAGAACAGGCAAAACAGGCCCTGATTCGTTATGAACGCATCGTTGCGACCACGCCTGACCTTATCTCCCTGGTTGATCGAAACGGCGTATATAAAATCGTCAATGACTCCTACCTCAAGATGTTCAAGAAAGAACGGAAAGACATCATTGGCAAAAGCATCAAGGAATTGGTCGGTCCCGAAGTTTATGAACAGATCTCCAAGGCCAATATTGACAAGGCATTGGCTGGTAAAACCGCCAAAGTAGAATCCTGGCTCGATTTACCCGCAGCTGGCAGACGATATATGGCTGTAACGTACCATCCCGTATCCATGGACGGAAAGAGTATCGACTACATCTCTATCGAAGCCCGCGACATGACTGAACTCAAGTCCAACGAAGAGGCTCTCCGCGTCGTTGCAGACAGGCTGGCTCTAGCCACGAATGCCGGCAACATCGGCATTTGGGAATGGGACCTCGCCAATGATGACCTTCATTGGGATCAAAAAATGATGGAGTTATATAACGTCGAGCCGGATGAATTCAGCGGAATGTACGAAGCGTGGAAGTCTCGTGTTCACCCCGAAGATCTCGTAGAAGCAGAACGACAACTGGCTACCTGCATAGAACAAAAGGGGCATATCGATTTTGAATTCAGAATAATTCACCCTGACAAGAGTATCCATGTCATCCAGACTGCTGGCCTTATCCAAACGGATAGTCAGGGTATTCCTCAACGCATGATCGGGGTAAACAGGGATATTACCAAACAACGTCGAATGGAAAACGAACTGCGTAGGCTGGCTTCAACCGATCCGCTGACGGAAGCACACAACCGACGATATTTCATGGAACGCCTGACCGCCGAGTTTGAACGATGCAAAAGATATAACACTTCGATGGTCTTACTCTCTCTGGATATTGATCATTTTAAAAGGATCAATGACACATACGGGCACCCTGCTGGCGATGATATCCTCAAAGCTCTGGTCACTCGATGTAAACTCACTTTACGCACTACTGACGTCTTCGGCAGGGTCGGTGGGGAAGAGTTTATGGCCGCGTTGACTCAAACAAACATCGTTGCTGGCGAAAAAACCGCTGAAAGACTCCGGGAATTGATCGAACAGGAAAAGATACAAACACATGACCATTCCATTTCATACACCATCAGCATCGGAATAACAGAAATTCACAAAGAAGATCAGACTATCGAAACGTTACTCAAACGAGCAGATGACGCCCTGTACAAAGCTAAAAACAGCGGTCGAAACAGGTGCGTAGTAATTTAA
- a CDS encoding ATP-binding protein produces MTITGAELFTHYASPQRDSKESIRHISNGLTQEPMLSWFDAVPMGMTVVNRNRQIVHCNKAFEQLVLKPRREDIIGLRPGEALNCVNSQLVKAGCGCSEFCNTCGAAQAIIKSLEGTSDCKECRMIRLVHDSEEPLDLQIYTKPIEFEGEPMTVVFTMDISHELKLRYFNRTFHHGLINGVGGIASLTELIEADPNDSGLYQLLIEASQRTLRDVLYSRDVTAAEEGRLTPGFETFEAKPFFETTIAKECALRNMQNTGVDIHVSVKTLTSDKRLLGHALRNMLSNALEASESSSDEITLKCKQWDDERSAITMTNSGEIPSIIRKQMFKRYISTKSRDRGLGNYVTKLLTEKYLQGEVRFSSDNGMTSFTLLLPASPKN; encoded by the coding sequence ATGACGATTACAGGGGCAGAACTCTTCACTCACTATGCCTCCCCTCAACGTGACTCCAAAGAATCCATCCGGCACATATCTAATGGACTTACACAAGAACCGATGCTTTCCTGGTTTGATGCTGTTCCTATGGGTATGACCGTTGTCAACAGAAATAGGCAGATAGTACACTGCAACAAAGCATTCGAACAACTCGTACTCAAACCGCGACGAGAGGACATAATCGGATTGCGCCCCGGTGAAGCTTTAAACTGTGTAAACTCACAACTGGTCAAAGCCGGTTGTGGCTGCTCGGAGTTCTGCAACACCTGTGGAGCTGCCCAGGCAATCATCAAAAGTCTGGAAGGGACAAGCGACTGCAAGGAATGCCGTATGATCCGTCTCGTCCATGACTCTGAAGAGCCACTGGACCTACAGATTTACACCAAGCCCATAGAGTTTGAGGGAGAGCCCATGACCGTGGTCTTTACCATGGACATCAGCCACGAACTCAAACTTCGTTATTTCAATCGTACATTTCATCACGGACTTATCAACGGCGTAGGCGGTATCGCCTCTCTTACCGAACTAATAGAAGCCGACCCCAATGATTCTGGTCTATACCAACTGCTCATAGAAGCATCACAGCGGACGCTCAGGGATGTTCTCTATTCCAGAGATGTAACCGCAGCCGAAGAGGGACGCCTGACGCCAGGCTTTGAGACTTTCGAGGCGAAACCTTTCTTCGAGACGACAATAGCCAAAGAATGTGCCCTCAGAAACATGCAAAACACTGGTGTTGATATTCACGTATCGGTCAAAACTCTCACAAGCGACAAACGACTGCTTGGGCACGCCCTTCGCAACATGTTATCCAACGCACTGGAGGCGAGTGAAAGCTCCTCAGATGAAATAACACTAAAGTGCAAACAATGGGATGACGAAAGGTCAGCCATTACGATGACAAACTCTGGAGAAATTCCTTCCATCATTCGAAAACAAATGTTCAAACGATACATTTCTACCAAATCACGAGATAGGGGACTGGGCAACTACGTTACGAAACTGCTCACCGAAAAATACCTTCAAGGCGAGGTCCGTTTTTCATCCGATAACGGAATGACCTCCTTCACCCTACTCCTGCCAGCATCCCCCAAAAACTAA
- a CDS encoding carbon starvation protein A — protein sequence MDAMLMMLVAFGGYIIMYRLYGRYIGKKIFALSGANPVPSVEMEDGVDYVPTKKEIIFGHHFTSIAGTGPIVGPAIAVIWGWVPAMIWIFVGSIMMGAVHDFGALILSMRNQGKSVSEITSKYINPRTKLFFFIVVFLDLLIITAIFGLVIAVIFNMFPASVLPVWLEVPIAMVLGYIIYKRGGNAMTWSIIALIAMYVTVVIGVYAPIKMPMIGGMPPTGTWTILLLIYAFIASTLPVTTLLQPRDFINSHQLIVALALMVVGVFAATFSGAQLHIIAPAVQAAPEGAPPMLPFLFITIACGAISGFHSLVSSGTTAKQVSNEEDALFVGYGSMLTEATLSTLVIVAVAAGIGLGYNTADGATLTGIDAWSSHYSSWAAAKGLGSKVAAFVYGAANMIEAAGIPHSVALAVMGVFVASFAGTTMDTATRIERYALTELFSGTPIKIFNNKYVSTAVAVFLAGCLAFSSGGNGKGALALWPLFGCINQILAALVLTTVTVYLKGRGGLSWLISGIPAIFLGAMTVWAILINQGMYMDKGNILLQSLNLLVLAVSIWVVGEGLIKFFKTDASTPATDTP from the coding sequence ATGGATGCCATGCTCATGATGCTGGTGGCCTTTGGCGGATACATCATAATGTATCGCCTGTATGGTCGTTACATCGGAAAGAAAATTTTCGCTCTATCGGGTGCCAATCCGGTCCCGTCCGTAGAAATGGAAGACGGGGTCGACTACGTCCCGACCAAAAAGGAAATCATTTTTGGACATCACTTCACATCCATCGCAGGCACCGGTCCCATTGTCGGTCCGGCCATCGCGGTCATCTGGGGCTGGGTCCCGGCTATGATCTGGATTTTTGTCGGTTCCATCATGATGGGTGCAGTGCATGACTTCGGTGCGCTGATCCTGTCCATGCGCAACCAAGGCAAATCAGTATCTGAAATTACATCAAAATATATCAACCCGCGCACCAAGTTGTTCTTCTTCATCGTCGTATTCCTTGACCTGCTCATCATCACCGCCATTTTCGGTCTGGTCATCGCGGTTATCTTCAACATGTTCCCGGCATCAGTCCTGCCTGTATGGCTAGAAGTACCCATCGCCATGGTGCTCGGTTACATCATCTACAAACGCGGCGGCAACGCCATGACTTGGTCGATCATCGCCTTGATCGCCATGTACGTGACCGTCGTCATCGGTGTGTACGCTCCAATCAAAATGCCCATGATTGGTGGCATGCCGCCTACCGGCACATGGACCATTCTGTTGCTCATCTATGCCTTTATCGCATCCACGCTGCCTGTGACCACGCTGTTGCAACCACGTGATTTCATCAACTCTCATCAGCTCATCGTGGCTCTGGCTCTGATGGTTGTCGGCGTATTTGCCGCGACCTTCTCTGGTGCCCAGCTTCACATCATTGCTCCGGCTGTGCAGGCTGCTCCTGAAGGTGCGCCGCCGATGCTGCCCTTCCTGTTCATTACCATTGCCTGCGGTGCAATCTCCGGTTTCCACTCTCTGGTCTCCTCAGGCACCACAGCCAAACAGGTCTCCAATGAAGAAGACGCCCTGTTTGTCGGTTATGGTTCCATGCTGACGGAAGCTACTCTGTCCACACTGGTCATCGTGGCCGTGGCAGCTGGTATCGGTCTCGGCTATAATACCGCCGACGGTGCGACCCTGACAGGCATCGACGCATGGTCATCCCACTATTCCTCATGGGCAGCAGCCAAAGGATTGGGTTCCAAAGTTGCAGCCTTTGTTTACGGCGCAGCCAACATGATCGAAGCAGCGGGCATTCCTCACAGCGTCGCCCTGGCCGTCATGGGTGTATTCGTGGCCTCTTTTGCCGGCACCACCATGGACACCGCGACCCGTATCGAGCGCTATGCTCTGACCGAACTGTTCAGCGGCACTCCCATCAAGATCTTCAATAACAAGTATGTATCCACTGCCGTAGCCGTCTTCCTGGCCGGTTGTCTGGCATTTTCGTCCGGTGGTAACGGCAAGGGCGCTCTGGCTCTGTGGCCCCTATTCGGTTGCATCAACCAAATTCTGGCCGCACTCGTCCTGACGACTGTTACCGTGTACCTTAAAGGGCGTGGTGGACTGAGTTGGCTCATTTCCGGTATTCCCGCCATATTCCTTGGCGCAATGACCGTATGGGCCATCCTCATCAATCAGGGCATGTACATGGATAAAGGCAACATTCTGTTGCAGTCTCTGAACCTGCTTGTACTGGCAGTTTCCATCTGGGTCGTTGGCGAAGGACTGATCAAGTTCTTCAAGACCGACGCCTCCACTCCGGCAACTGACACGCCGTAA
- a CDS encoding LytTR family DNA-binding domain-containing protein — protein MQIRTLIVDDEAPARNELAYLLASFPDLDIQEAQTAGEALTAIRNESPDLVFMDIQMPGHDGFDVLREARYLPNPPLFIFVTAYDQYAVRAFEKNAVDYLLKPVSAKRLKKSVERVREILEKQDKATDPQPELGDLLKTVSSDRPLPRFTVERNGRIQFIDFTDIVYFELQERKIMVNTLDESLLCHALTSLDEVEERVASQPFLRINRSTVVNLNHVREFTPWTGGKYCLILDDDGSTEVTLSRGRVKEFKKRLGL, from the coding sequence ATGCAAATACGTACTCTGATAGTCGACGACGAGGCCCCGGCCCGCAACGAGTTAGCCTACCTGCTGGCCAGCTTTCCCGATCTCGACATTCAGGAGGCACAAACCGCTGGCGAAGCACTGACGGCCATCCGTAATGAATCACCGGACCTCGTATTCATGGACATCCAGATGCCGGGCCACGATGGGTTTGATGTGTTGCGCGAGGCTCGATATCTACCAAACCCTCCTTTGTTCATTTTTGTAACCGCCTACGATCAATACGCGGTCCGGGCCTTTGAGAAAAATGCCGTGGACTATCTCCTCAAACCCGTTTCAGCCAAACGACTCAAAAAAAGCGTTGAACGAGTCCGCGAGATACTCGAAAAACAGGATAAGGCAACTGACCCCCAGCCAGAGTTGGGCGACCTGCTAAAGACGGTTTCCAGCGACCGACCTCTCCCCCGCTTCACGGTGGAACGAAATGGTCGAATTCAATTCATCGATTTTACAGATATCGTTTACTTTGAACTGCAAGAACGCAAAATCATGGTCAACACGCTTGACGAAAGTCTGCTTTGCCACGCTCTGACATCTCTTGACGAGGTAGAGGAACGGGTCGCTTCACAACCTTTCCTGCGTATCAATCGCAGCACCGTGGTCAACTTGAATCACGTCCGGGAATTCACACCGTGGACCGGCGGCAAGTACTGCCTTATCCTTGACGATGACGGCTCAACCGAAGTCACCCTGAGCCGAGGCCGCGTCAAAGAATTCAAGAAACGACTCGGCTTATAA